The Listeria monocytogenes genome window below encodes:
- a CDS encoding Crp/Fnr family transcriptional regulator, whose amino-acid sequence MKQNILNNYVSTNDFPVITRGKRKYLTYEGLEDSYVYILKKGIIKTSIISRDGREFNLNYINKMDIISLLKDEYSQFANAPFNIRVESDTAELYQVDRVRFWKDVNRDVDLQIYVKDYYRTRLLQSIKKMQQMLMNGKLGAICTQLYELYTLFGVEIAPDQYLIDFLVSNEEIGHFCGINSASSVNRIFQQLKKEGVITMENRYIIIKKLDVIQENVIF is encoded by the coding sequence ATGAAGCAAAATATTCTTAATAATTATGTGAGCACAAATGATTTTCCAGTTATTACAAGGGGAAAACGTAAATACTTAACTTACGAGGGGCTGGAAGATTCTTATGTCTACATACTTAAAAAAGGGATTATTAAAACGAGTATTATATCAAGGGATGGTAGGGAGTTTAACTTAAATTACATTAATAAAATGGATATTATCTCTCTGTTAAAAGATGAGTACTCCCAGTTTGCGAATGCACCGTTTAACATTCGTGTGGAGTCTGATACGGCAGAACTATACCAAGTTGACCGGGTGAGATTTTGGAAAGACGTGAATCGCGATGTGGATTTGCAAATTTATGTAAAAGATTATTACCGTACGAGATTATTGCAATCCATTAAAAAAATGCAACAGATGCTAATGAACGGGAAACTTGGAGCTATTTGTACGCAACTTTATGAACTTTATACACTTTTTGGTGTGGAAATAGCACCTGATCAGTACTTAATTGATTTTCTAGTAAGCAATGAAGAAATTGGTCATTTTTGCGGGATTAACTCCGCAAGCAGTGTGAACCGGATTTTCCAACAACTCAAAAAAGAAGGCGTCATTACGATGGAAAACCGCTATATTATTATTAAAAAATTAGATGTTATTCAAGAAAACGTTATTTTTTAA
- the treP gene encoding PTS system trehalose-specific EIIBC component yields the protein MVDYTKDASALLELIGGKENISSVTHCATRMRFVLQNPDNADVEAIEDIPAVKGTFTQAGQFQVIIGNDVAIFYNEFSKISGVEGVNKEDAKVDAKKNMSILQRLLAGLAEIFTPLIPAIVVGGLILGFRNVIGDIKFLEDGTKTIVDVYPFWAGVYSFLWLIGEAVFHFLPVGITWSIAKKMGTTQILGIVLGLTLVSPQLLNAYSVVETKAGDIPVWDFGFAQVQMIGYQAQVIPAIMAGFLLAYLEIWLRKFIPNAISMIFVPFFALVPTVLAAHVILGPIGWKIGDAISNVVYAGLTGGLSWLFAALFGFLYAPLVVTGLHHMTNAIDLQLMSQFGGTNLWPMIALSNIAQGSAVLAIIFLHRGNEKEEQVSIPATISCYLGVTEPAMFGINLKYLYPFVAAMIGSAIAAVVSVSSGVMANSIGVGGLPGILSINPKYYAVFAVCMLITIVVPFILTVLFRKYNILNKVDTAPIRTFGKKEYRESAKTTN from the coding sequence ATGGTTGACTATACAAAAGATGCAAGCGCTCTTTTAGAGTTAATTGGTGGCAAAGAAAATATTTCATCTGTCACACACTGTGCTACGAGAATGCGTTTTGTTTTGCAAAATCCAGATAATGCCGATGTGGAGGCTATCGAAGACATTCCAGCAGTAAAAGGGACATTTACACAAGCTGGTCAATTTCAAGTAATTATAGGTAATGATGTAGCTATTTTTTATAATGAATTTTCAAAAATTAGTGGTGTAGAAGGTGTCAATAAAGAAGATGCCAAAGTAGATGCGAAGAAAAATATGAGTATTCTTCAGCGTTTACTTGCTGGTTTAGCTGAAATATTTACTCCATTAATTCCAGCAATTGTTGTTGGTGGTCTTATTCTCGGTTTTCGTAATGTAATTGGAGATATTAAGTTTTTAGAGGACGGCACGAAAACGATTGTGGATGTTTATCCATTTTGGGCTGGTGTTTATAGTTTCTTATGGCTTATCGGTGAGGCTGTATTCCACTTTCTACCAGTTGGAATTACATGGTCCATCGCGAAAAAAATGGGAACCACACAAATTCTTGGGATTGTCCTTGGTTTAACGCTTGTTTCCCCGCAATTACTAAATGCTTATAGCGTCGTTGAAACAAAAGCAGGCGACATTCCAGTTTGGGACTTTGGCTTTGCTCAAGTACAGATGATTGGGTATCAAGCGCAAGTTATTCCTGCCATTATGGCCGGATTCTTACTAGCCTATCTCGAAATTTGGTTGCGTAAATTTATTCCAAATGCGATTTCGATGATTTTCGTTCCATTCTTTGCTCTCGTACCTACTGTTCTTGCTGCACATGTTATTCTTGGACCAATTGGTTGGAAAATTGGTGACGCGATTTCGAACGTCGTTTATGCTGGTTTGACTGGTGGGTTAAGTTGGTTATTCGCCGCACTATTTGGCTTCCTATATGCCCCGCTCGTTGTCACGGGACTGCATCATATGACCAATGCCATCGACTTACAATTAATGAGTCAATTTGGTGGAACGAATCTCTGGCCGATGATTGCACTATCTAACATCGCCCAAGGGTCCGCTGTTCTAGCAATTATTTTCTTACATCGTGGCAATGAAAAAGAAGAACAAGTTTCAATTCCGGCAACTATTTCTTGTTATCTGGGTGTAACTGAACCTGCGATGTTTGGTATTAACTTGAAGTATTTATATCCTTTCGTTGCTGCTATGATAGGCTCTGCAATCGCTGCTGTAGTTTCTGTATCTAGTGGTGTCATGGCTAACTCGATTGGAGTTGGAGGATTACCTGGAATCTTGTCCATTAACCCTAAATACTACGCAGTTTTTGCAGTATGTATGTTAATAACGATTGTTGTTCCTTTCATCCTAACTGTATTATTCCGCAAATATAATATTTTAAACAAAGTAGATACTGCACCAATTCGTACATTTGGTAAAAAGGAGTATCGTGAATCCGCAAAAACAACCAACTAA
- a CDS encoding NUDIX hydrolase, which translates to MYKYTLCFIQRADEILLLNRQKSPWMGSWTGVGGKIEQGEALLESIKREITEETGISSKDYEIRDIGEMKWFVDGENLGGMHLFLATLPDNYTYPTPRATDEGILDFKKRAWILNPENTGVVNNLPYIIQHAPKAPLRIEVSTNYQENILLHISHQSL; encoded by the coding sequence ATGTATAAATACACACTTTGTTTTATCCAAAGAGCCGATGAAATTTTATTATTGAATAGGCAAAAATCTCCTTGGATGGGGAGTTGGACTGGTGTCGGGGGTAAAATTGAACAAGGGGAGGCGCTCCTCGAATCGATTAAGCGTGAAATTACAGAAGAGACAGGGATTTCCTCGAAGGACTACGAAATTCGTGATATCGGTGAAATGAAATGGTTTGTGGATGGTGAAAATCTTGGAGGAATGCATTTGTTTCTGGCTACTCTTCCTGATAATTATACATACCCAACACCTCGCGCAACCGATGAAGGAATACTTGATTTTAAAAAAAGGGCATGGATACTTAATCCGGAAAATACAGGTGTGGTAAACAATTTACCATATATTATCCAACATGCCCCAAAAGCACCACTTAGAATAGAAGTTTCGACAAATTATCAAGAAAATATATTATTACATATTAGTCATCAATCCTTATAA
- a CDS encoding NUDIX hydrolase, with product MKPIRTAAIITHQNKILLHSNQEEDYWTLPGGAVENESTKEGLKREMKEELGEDVAILELSIIAENRFLYRGEEIDSIEFYYTVKLFPDSSLLNQSAFTKIEKFGQYGEEAYELHFKWFDIDKLEEITILPRFLKMELANSSRKNIIHLEQST from the coding sequence ATGAAACCCATTAGAACGGCAGCAATTATCACGCATCAAAACAAAATTTTGCTCCACTCCAATCAAGAAGAAGATTACTGGACACTTCCGGGAGGTGCAGTGGAAAATGAATCAACAAAAGAAGGATTAAAACGTGAAATGAAAGAAGAACTCGGAGAAGATGTGGCTATTTTAGAATTGAGCATTATTGCGGAAAATCGCTTTTTATATCGCGGCGAAGAAATAGATAGTATTGAGTTTTATTATACGGTTAAACTGTTCCCAGATAGCAGTTTACTTAATCAATCTGCATTTACAAAAATAGAAAAATTTGGTCAATATGGGGAAGAAGCATATGAGCTACATTTTAAATGGTTTGACATAGACAAGTTAGAGGAGATTACCATTTTACCTAGATTTCTCAAAATGGAGTTAGCAAATTCTTCGAGAAAAAACATTATACATTTGGAACAGTCAACATAA
- the treC gene encoding alpha,alpha-phosphotrehalase: MTKFAQKTIYQVYPKSFYDTTGDGTGDIPGITAKLDYLQKLGIEMIWLNPFYPSPQNDNGYDIADYTAVDPLFGTMDDVTTLIKEAKKRNIGIMIDLVLNHTSTEHPWFKKALAGDPFYREFYYFRPAKADGSPPTNWVSKFGGNAWEKLPDSSEYYLHLYDVTQADLDWANPNVREALFDVVNFWIDKGVEGFRLDVLNVIAKPKFLEDDFEGDGRRFYTDGPGIHAYLKELHERTFGDKPIITVGEMSSTDIDNCIRYSNPNEKELSMVFHFHHLKVDYPDGEKWRLADVNFESLKSIFHTWQVAMSDENGWDALFWNNHDQPRALGRFASDKPEHYYHSATLLGATIHFMRGTPFVYMGEEIGMMNPKFSTIDDYVDVETLNHFDILQKNGLSQQEVMEIIKERSRDNSRTPMQWDDSQNAGFTTGTPWLKVADNAKEINVQTALANKTSIFYFYQKLIALRKEHAVIQTGDYTPYLTEEDSIIAYKRSDYSTSLLSIHHFGSEKKKIQLPTEFLNAKVLLSNYERQRISSELELAPYETLTLLQ; the protein is encoded by the coding sequence ATGACAAAGTTTGCTCAAAAAACAATTTATCAAGTGTATCCGAAATCCTTTTATGATACGACTGGCGATGGTACTGGGGATATTCCCGGTATCACTGCCAAGCTTGATTATTTACAAAAACTCGGCATTGAGATGATTTGGCTCAATCCATTTTATCCTTCTCCGCAAAATGATAACGGCTATGATATCGCTGACTATACCGCGGTTGATCCTTTATTTGGTACGATGGACGATGTGACAACGCTTATCAAGGAAGCGAAAAAAAGAAATATTGGTATTATGATTGACTTAGTATTAAATCATACTTCAACAGAGCATCCATGGTTTAAAAAAGCGCTTGCTGGCGATCCATTCTATCGTGAGTTCTACTATTTCCGTCCAGCAAAAGCCGATGGTTCCCCTCCAACAAATTGGGTTTCCAAATTCGGTGGTAATGCTTGGGAGAAATTGCCTGACTCCTCTGAGTATTATTTGCATTTATATGATGTTACTCAAGCTGATTTAGACTGGGCCAATCCGAATGTGCGCGAGGCACTCTTTGATGTCGTGAATTTTTGGATTGACAAAGGTGTGGAAGGTTTTCGCTTAGATGTTTTAAATGTAATCGCCAAACCTAAGTTTTTAGAAGATGATTTTGAAGGTGATGGCCGTCGTTTTTATACAGATGGACCGGGAATTCATGCTTATTTAAAAGAACTACATGAACGAACATTTGGCGACAAACCTATTATAACTGTTGGAGAAATGTCATCGACGGATATTGATAACTGCATTCGATATAGTAATCCAAACGAAAAAGAATTGTCCATGGTTTTTCATTTCCATCATTTGAAAGTAGATTATCCCGATGGCGAAAAATGGCGATTAGCCGATGTGAATTTTGAGAGTTTAAAATCGATTTTCCATACGTGGCAAGTTGCGATGTCAGATGAAAATGGTTGGGATGCGCTTTTCTGGAACAACCATGACCAACCTCGAGCACTTGGTCGATTCGCTTCCGACAAGCCGGAACACTATTATCATTCTGCTACCCTACTTGGCGCAACGATTCATTTTATGCGCGGAACACCTTTTGTTTATATGGGGGAAGAAATCGGTATGATGAATCCAAAATTCTCTACAATTGATGATTATGTGGATGTGGAAACACTCAACCATTTTGATATTTTACAAAAAAATGGACTTAGTCAGCAGGAAGTAATGGAGATTATTAAAGAGCGTTCGCGTGATAACAGTCGAACTCCTATGCAATGGGACGATTCGCAAAATGCAGGTTTTACGACTGGTACTCCATGGCTAAAAGTAGCTGATAATGCAAAAGAAATAAATGTTCAAACCGCTTTAGCTAATAAAACGAGCATATTCTATTTTTACCAAAAACTAATTGCATTGCGCAAAGAACACGCTGTCATTCAAACGGGTGATTACACACCCTATTTGACGGAAGAAGATTCAATTATCGCCTACAAACGTTCAGATTATTCTACTTCTCTCCTTTCCATCCATCATTTTGGTTCCGAGAAGAAAAAAATTCAACTGCCAACGGAGTTTTTAAATGCTAAAGTACTTCTTTCTAATTATGAGCGCCAGAGAATCAGCTCTGAACTAGAATTAGCGCCATATGAAACATTAACGTTACTACAATAA
- a CDS encoding MFS transporter — protein MKEKLFNKGFVLITLINFVVYLVYYLLMVIIAVIAQEELNASLGEAGFASGIYIIGTLLARLYMGKKLELFGRKRVLRFGILFFLVTTMAYLYMPTIAIMFIIRFLNGFAYGTTSTATNAIVTAYIPNSRNGEGINYYGLSTSLAAAIGPFIGMILLNKTNFYTIIIFSTVIVLLTALLCFYLPVKNIVLTAEHRKALQTWTVKSFVEYKVIPITFIAFLMGISYSSVLTFLASYAREINLVSAGTFFFVVYALVITFTRPMSGKLFDAKGEKYVMYPSYLFLAVGLVVLSTATSSLVLLISGGLIGLGYGTFMSNGQAVCLKVCEPHRIGIGLSTYFIGLDLGLGIGPYIMGEIHHVLSFQGIYIIAGAIAFICIFIYMFLSRKKVSSGAAEQLKGSEEV, from the coding sequence ATGAAAGAAAAATTATTTAACAAGGGTTTTGTCTTAATAACATTGATTAACTTTGTCGTTTATCTCGTTTATTATTTGCTAATGGTTATTATTGCCGTTATTGCTCAAGAAGAGTTGAACGCCTCTCTTGGTGAAGCCGGATTTGCGTCTGGGATTTATATTATCGGGACGCTCCTCGCACGACTTTACATGGGGAAAAAGCTGGAACTATTTGGTCGTAAGCGAGTGTTAAGATTTGGGATTTTATTTTTCTTAGTAACGACAATGGCTTACTTATACATGCCAACGATTGCCATTATGTTTATTATCCGTTTTTTAAATGGATTCGCATATGGAACAACTTCAACAGCTACCAATGCGATTGTCACAGCTTATATTCCTAATTCTAGAAACGGGGAAGGAATTAATTATTATGGCCTCAGCACAAGTCTTGCAGCCGCGATTGGCCCTTTCATTGGAATGATTTTACTAAACAAAACGAACTTTTATACGATTATTATTTTTTCCACGGTTATTGTCTTATTAACAGCACTACTTTGCTTCTATTTACCAGTGAAAAATATTGTTTTAACAGCCGAACATCGGAAGGCCTTACAAACTTGGACGGTTAAAAGTTTTGTTGAGTATAAAGTAATTCCGATTACCTTTATTGCCTTCTTAATGGGGATTTCTTATTCTAGTGTGCTTACATTCCTTGCTTCCTATGCTAGAGAAATTAATTTAGTGAGCGCTGGGACATTCTTCTTTGTTGTCTACGCATTAGTCATTACCTTTACGCGCCCAATGTCTGGAAAACTTTTCGATGCAAAAGGTGAAAAATATGTGATGTATCCTAGTTATCTCTTTTTAGCAGTTGGATTAGTAGTCCTAAGTACAGCGACATCAAGCCTTGTGTTACTTATTTCAGGTGGACTCATCGGTTTAGGTTATGGAACGTTTATGTCAAATGGACAAGCTGTTTGTTTAAAAGTATGTGAACCACATCGTATTGGGATTGGCTTATCTACGTACTTTATCGGGCTTGATTTAGGACTTGGTATTGGGCCTTATATTATGGGTGAAATTCACCATGTGCTTTCATTTCAAGGTATTTACATTATTGCCGGTGCCATCGCTTTTATTTGCATTTTCATCTATATGTTTTTATCCAGAAAAAAAGTGTCTAGCGGTGCAGCAGAACAACTAAAAGGGAGCGAAGAAGTATGA
- a CDS encoding glutamate-5-semialdehyde dehydrogenase: MTELIKKGSAAKEASQFLAQATTKQKNAALLNLSNDLLAHTSILLKENEKDILRAQKKGTPETMIDRLRLTEERIKEISEAVKQVVALKDPIGEVTNMWKNEAELTIGKTRVPLGVIGIIYESRPNVTVDASVLCFKTGNAVILRGGSDAIDSNKALMTVIQESLEKSGFPRSSVQLIEDTSRETARDMMRLNRFLDVLIPRGGARLIQTVLENATVPVIETGTGNCHIYVDKAAEKQMAIDILVNAKCSRPSVCNAAETLLIHRDVAEDYLPAMETALKEYHVELRADERAQGILKESKAATESDWEDEFLDFILAIKVVDSAEEAIEHINKYGTKHSEAIISNDYATGQAFHQKVDAAAVYINASTRFTDGFAMGFGAEIGISTQKLHARGPMGLTELTSTKYIIFGDGQIRN; this comes from the coding sequence ATGACCGAACTCATTAAAAAAGGAAGCGCTGCTAAAGAAGCTTCCCAATTTCTGGCACAAGCCACAACGAAACAAAAAAACGCAGCACTTTTGAATTTAAGTAATGATTTACTTGCGCATACGAGTATCCTTTTAAAAGAAAATGAAAAAGATATCCTTCGTGCGCAGAAAAAAGGCACGCCAGAAACAATGATTGATCGGCTTCGTCTTACAGAAGAAAGAATCAAAGAGATATCCGAAGCGGTGAAACAAGTAGTCGCGTTAAAGGATCCTATAGGCGAAGTAACAAATATGTGGAAAAATGAAGCCGAACTAACGATTGGTAAAACTAGGGTTCCGCTTGGCGTTATTGGTATTATTTATGAATCCAGACCAAATGTCACTGTAGATGCTTCTGTTCTTTGTTTTAAGACAGGAAATGCGGTAATTTTACGTGGTGGTAGTGATGCTATTGATTCCAATAAAGCATTAATGACTGTTATTCAGGAATCCCTTGAGAAATCCGGCTTCCCTCGTTCTAGTGTCCAATTAATTGAAGATACCTCACGAGAAACTGCCCGAGATATGATGCGGCTAAATCGTTTTTTAGATGTGCTCATTCCTCGTGGTGGCGCAAGGTTAATTCAAACAGTGCTTGAAAATGCAACAGTTCCGGTCATCGAAACTGGTACTGGTAATTGTCATATATACGTAGATAAAGCAGCAGAGAAACAAATGGCGATAGATATTTTAGTTAATGCTAAGTGTTCCCGCCCTTCTGTCTGTAATGCTGCAGAAACTTTGCTCATTCATCGAGATGTTGCGGAAGATTATCTTCCAGCGATGGAAACTGCGTTAAAAGAATACCATGTCGAATTACGTGCAGATGAACGTGCGCAGGGAATTTTAAAAGAATCAAAAGCTGCGACAGAGTCCGACTGGGAAGATGAATTTTTAGATTTTATCCTAGCTATTAAAGTAGTCGATTCCGCTGAAGAGGCTATTGAACATATTAATAAATATGGCACCAAGCACTCAGAAGCAATTATTTCTAATGACTACGCGACTGGTCAAGCCTTCCACCAAAAAGTGGATGCTGCAGCTGTTTATATCAATGCTTCCACTCGATTCACAGATGGTTTTGCCATGGGGTTCGGTGCCGAAATTGGGATTAGTACCCAAAAACTTCATGCCCGAGGACCAATGGGTTTAACAGAACTTACATCCACTAAATATATTATTTTCGGAGACGGTCAAATCCGTAATTAA
- a CDS encoding alpha/beta hydrolase yields the protein MYKQMKLKATDGLDLHLHIWNGVENPVGVVQIVHGMAEHGARYGLFAERLNQAGYIVVADDHRGFGKSAVDEASLGHLDGETGFNNMVEDEVVVRTYLKETYPDLPYFIFAHSMGSFIIRTFMAKHQVDGVILSGSGLQPVALLKMGQMITKQRVKKDERKRSGFLNKLAFWGYNKPFNENHRFSWLSRDVAIYEAYEQDPFCGPVVGTSGFFHNLFEAVKVSQQKETLESVPKDLPVLLLSGSDDPVGHFGKDTPKIALSLEKVGVEDVTYKIYEDARHELVNELCKETVFQDVIDWLNEKRR from the coding sequence ATGTACAAACAAATGAAATTAAAAGCTACAGATGGACTCGATTTGCATTTACATATTTGGAATGGGGTGGAAAATCCAGTTGGTGTAGTTCAAATTGTTCATGGGATGGCAGAACACGGGGCAAGATATGGCTTGTTTGCGGAACGTTTGAATCAGGCTGGATATATTGTCGTAGCCGATGATCATCGTGGTTTTGGGAAATCAGCCGTGGATGAAGCATCTTTAGGCCATTTAGACGGGGAAACAGGCTTTAATAACATGGTAGAAGATGAAGTGGTTGTACGAACTTATTTAAAAGAAACGTATCCCGATTTACCGTACTTTATTTTTGCACATAGTATGGGAAGTTTTATTATACGAACTTTTATGGCTAAACATCAAGTTGATGGAGTAATTCTCAGCGGTAGCGGGCTTCAACCGGTAGCCCTTCTAAAAATGGGCCAAATGATTACCAAACAAAGAGTGAAAAAAGATGAAAGGAAAAGAAGTGGTTTTCTAAATAAATTAGCCTTTTGGGGTTATAATAAACCTTTTAATGAAAATCATCGTTTTAGTTGGCTTTCGCGGGACGTGGCTATTTATGAAGCTTATGAACAAGATCCGTTTTGTGGTCCAGTAGTTGGAACAAGTGGTTTTTTCCATAATCTTTTTGAAGCCGTAAAGGTGAGTCAACAAAAAGAAACCTTAGAAAGTGTGCCAAAAGATTTGCCTGTGTTATTGCTTTCTGGAAGTGATGATCCGGTAGGACATTTCGGAAAAGATACGCCAAAAATTGCTTTATCCTTAGAAAAAGTGGGGGTAGAGGATGTTACTTATAAAATTTACGAAGACGCTCGTCATGAACTGGTAAATGAATTATGTAAAGAAACCGTTTTTCAAGATGTAATTGATTGGCTGAACGAAAAAAGAAGGTAG
- a CDS encoding DUF3116 family protein, which produces MERPDNQLILMVLEVVKNPLYNIKSLTINFLQGEIVGNSTRNELLYCTYWLEFHGFILRDEKGDNQKYYSMTKQGDFLLQKIKNELS; this is translated from the coding sequence ATGGAAAGGCCAGATAATCAACTCATATTAATGGTGTTAGAAGTTGTTAAAAATCCACTTTACAATATAAAATCACTAACAATTAATTTTCTGCAGGGAGAGATTGTTGGCAATTCAACAAGAAATGAATTGTTATATTGCACATACTGGCTTGAATTCCATGGTTTTATTCTTCGTGACGAAAAAGGAGATAACCAAAAGTACTATAGCATGACGAAACAAGGGGATTTTTTACTTCAAAAAATTAAAAATGAACTTTCTTAG
- the treR gene encoding trehalose operon repressor has translation MNKKNKFFDIYLELEQDITSGVYPAGTLLPSENVLAKRFSVSRETIRKALVLLLENGCIQKLQGKGSIVIDRERYSFPVSGLTSFKELQKSEHMNATTEVIRNEETTLPDRIADFAGLPHGSTCLAILRVRYLEGEATILDYDYLLDKTEPIADEILEDSLYQYLENEKGYEISYAQKEITVEPLNAEDKKYLALHGDTHVVVVKSTVFLKDTTLFQYTESRHRLDKFRFIDFARRR, from the coding sequence TTGAATAAGAAAAATAAGTTTTTTGACATATATTTAGAATTAGAGCAAGATATTACATCTGGCGTTTATCCAGCAGGCACACTACTTCCAAGTGAAAATGTCCTGGCTAAGCGTTTTTCGGTATCTCGTGAGACCATTAGAAAAGCACTTGTATTATTGCTTGAAAACGGCTGTATTCAAAAGCTCCAAGGAAAAGGCTCCATTGTTATTGACCGGGAACGTTATTCTTTTCCAGTTTCTGGATTAACTAGCTTTAAAGAATTACAAAAATCCGAACACATGAATGCTACTACGGAAGTCATCCGGAACGAAGAGACAACTTTACCGGATCGAATTGCTGATTTTGCTGGTCTCCCGCATGGTTCAACCTGTCTAGCTATTCTTAGAGTGCGCTATTTAGAAGGAGAAGCAACTATTTTAGATTACGACTATTTATTAGACAAAACCGAACCGATTGCGGATGAGATTTTGGAAGACTCCTTGTATCAATACTTAGAAAATGAAAAAGGCTATGAAATCAGTTATGCTCAAAAAGAAATAACTGTGGAGCCACTGAATGCCGAAGATAAAAAATACTTAGCCTTACATGGTGATACGCATGTGGTTGTCGTAAAAAGTACGGTGTTTTTAAAAGATACAACACTTTTTCAGTATACAGAATCACGACATCGGCTGGATAAATTCCGTTTTATTGATTTTGCTAGAAGACGCTAA
- a CDS encoding YitT family protein, whose protein sequence is MNKNKTGWNIAKIIVGALIFSLAVNVFAIPNNLGEGGVTGLTMMLYYLLGWTPAVTTFIFNGILLIIGYKFLDRMTIVWTIVAISFTSIFLHFSEPLAFVANQTIVAAIFAGLMMGIGMGLIMNGGGTTAGSAILAKIANKYLGWNTSYALLFFDLLVVIPSVFVIGFENMLFTVVSLYISTKVLDFILEGYNPKKSVTIISDYYEEIATEIDANLERGITLFNGQGFYMRQDKKILYIVISRDQLLPLTKIVNKYDEKAFFIINDVQSVVGEGFTKQITSE, encoded by the coding sequence ATGAACAAAAATAAAACTGGTTGGAACATCGCAAAAATTATCGTGGGGGCGCTTATTTTCTCGCTTGCTGTCAATGTTTTTGCTATCCCGAATAATTTAGGAGAAGGTGGCGTTACTGGGCTTACAATGATGCTTTATTATTTACTTGGTTGGACGCCAGCAGTCACTACTTTTATATTTAATGGTATCTTACTTATTATTGGTTATAAGTTTCTTGATCGAATGACGATTGTCTGGACAATTGTGGCTATTAGTTTTACTTCGATATTTTTACATTTTTCTGAGCCACTTGCTTTCGTGGCAAATCAAACGATTGTCGCTGCCATTTTTGCCGGATTAATGATGGGAATTGGTATGGGATTAATTATGAATGGCGGCGGAACTACAGCAGGTAGCGCTATTTTAGCGAAAATTGCTAATAAATATCTTGGTTGGAATACAAGTTATGCATTACTATTCTTTGATTTACTTGTTGTTATCCCTTCTGTGTTTGTTATCGGCTTTGAAAACATGCTTTTTACCGTCGTTTCACTTTATATTTCGACCAAAGTACTTGATTTCATTCTTGAAGGTTACAATCCTAAAAAGTCTGTCACGATTATATCGGATTATTATGAAGAAATTGCAACTGAAATTGATGCGAATTTGGAGCGCGGTATTACCCTTTTCAATGGACAAGGTTTCTATATGCGTCAAGATAAAAAAATTCTTTATATCGTGATTAGCCGGGATCAATTACTACCTCTCACTAAAATCGTTAACAAATATGATGAGAAAGCATTCTTTATTATTAATGATGTCCAAAGTGTTGTGGGTGAAGGCTTTACAAAACAAATAACAAGCGAGTGA